The region CTACGCGAAGAAGGGAGAATTGAGCGGCAAAGCCACGAAGCGACATCTCCATTATGGGCCACACCCCGTCAAGTCCTGTGAGGCAAAGAACGACGTTGTTTGAGTTCCGACGCGCCGCCGATCACGACTCATCGCCGGAACCAGCTTAGGGTTTGCGCGAGACCCAATCAGACTGTCGTGTGCTCTCTCGTTCCACCACTTCAAATCCCACGTCGATGATCTGGCAGGAACGGTCGTTACTGACTGCCGATGCCGCAACAACGCATATTTTCGAGGCGTAGTCACATGCATATGCCTGTCCCGCCAAATCAGCCTTATACCAAACCCCAACTGTCGCAGGGTCAACGCGATTCTCGGCCGCATCCGCGACAAATGGACCATCCTGAAGATCACGATGCTTGCCGACCGGCCGCGGCGCTTCAATGAGTTGAAACGCGTGATAGGCGAGATTTCCCAACAAATGCTCACCCGCAACCTGAAGTCTCTGGAAGCGGACGGGATGGTGACCCGCAAGGTCTATGCGACCGTGCCGCCTCAGGTCGAGTATGGCGTGACAGATCTCGGCAGGTCTCTTGCCGCACCGATCATGCAACTGGCGACCTGGGTGCTGGATCATCTGGGCGAAATTGAAGCCTGTCGCGCGCTGGTTCGTGCATGAGCTCTAAGAAGACTAGGCTACCGATTCAACGATGTTCTGCAGTTTTCCGGCGTCCTGCCGGGGTGGTGCGCCGAACAGCCGTTTGTATTCGCGACTGAACTGCGAAACGCTCTCGTAGCCGACAGCGTAGGCGACGCTTGCTGCTTCTGAGCGCTCCGCGATCAGGCGCCGACGCGCCTCGTGCAGGCGGATTTGCTTCTGGTACTGGAGCGGGCTCAAGCCGCTAATCGCCTTGAAGCGGCGATGGAACACCGACACGCTCATGCCGGCCACAGTGGCCATGGCTGCGATGCTGAGATGCTCCGTGTAATGCTCGCGAATCCATGCCATTGCCCGCCGGACATGGGACAGGCGGCTACCGTTGCCGGCAATCTGCCGGAGCAACGCCCCTTGAGGTCCCATGAGCAAGCGAAACATGAGTTCGTGCTCCCTGTGACGCGCCATGATCGGGATTTCATCCTGGCGGTCGAGAAGTTCAACGAGGCGCCGCCAGGCGTCGATCAATGCCGGCCCTGCGGGGCTGAAGCCGAATCCTTTATTCATTGGGGGTTCCGGCATGCTGCCCATCTCCAGGAGCAGTGCGGATATTACCTCCGGATCGATGTAGAGGTTGAGAGCGACATAGGGCTCCTCGGGTGACGCTTCGCTGATCTGTCCCATGGCGGCGAGTTCGGCCGCCACGACCATGCAGTGGCCGGCGCCATACTCAAGCACCTGGTCGCCGATGAAGACCTGCTTGGATCCTTGCAGCACGAAGCAGACAACCGGGTTGTAGACCGCCAGCCCGGCTCCGACGGTCGATCGAAGGTGCTGACGCTGACCCGCGGCATCTTCGGTTGGGGCTTGCCTGCATGGCGCAAGACAATGGCTTTGAGCTGGGCAAGATCGGTCATGGGGCCCTCTGCCCTCGTTAGCCTGCAAACGTCAAGCGATCAGCAGGATCAGGCAATGAAACGGTAGGATCGGACATCGTCAATCGAAGTGTCAAACTCAAAATGGGCGCATCGGATAAGAAAGGACATTCACGATGCAGCAACGCAAGCTTGGCCGACACGGCCTT is a window of Rhizobium tropici CIAT 899 DNA encoding:
- a CDS encoding AraC family transcriptional regulator, whose protein sequence is MLQGSKQVFIGDQVLEYGAGHCMVVAAELAAMGQISEASPEEPYVALNLYIDPEVISALLLEMGSMPEPPMNKGFGFSPAGPALIDAWRRLVELLDRQDEIPIMARHREHELMFRLLMGPQGALLRQIAGNGSRLSHVRRAMAWIREHYTEHLSIAAMATVAGMSVSVFHRRFKAISGLSPLQYQKQIRLHEARRRLIAERSEAASVAYAVGYESVSQFSREYKRLFGAPPRQDAGKLQNIVESVA
- a CDS encoding winged helix-turn-helix transcriptional regulator, giving the protein MLADRPRRFNELKRVIGEISQQMLTRNLKSLEADGMVTRKVYATVPPQVEYGVTDLGRSLAAPIMQLATWVLDHLGEIEACRALVRA